The following coding sequences are from one Methanococcoides methylutens window:
- the argB gene encoding acetylglutamate kinase, producing the protein MTGKRENVLIEALPYIRDFHDSVMVIKVGGHAMVNPSVMNDIMQDVVLLRFVGIHPVIVHGGGPEITEKMERMGKKPEFVGGLRITDDETMEIARMVLVGNINTKIVSLIGKHGGKGVGLSGKDGKMIMARKKPTQRIMIEDVEHDVDLGWVGETEIINPELINIVTANDYIPVISPIAMDAEGNALNINADTVAGDLADALHAKKLILMTDVPGVLRDQSDRSSRISRIRVDEVESLIEEGIISGGMIPKMRSAGASVLGGVERVHIIDGSVSHSVLLELFTDQGIGTMVYQDTE; encoded by the coding sequence ATCCGGGATTTTCATGACTCTGTAATGGTGATCAAGGTCGGAGGGCATGCTATGGTCAATCCTTCTGTTATGAACGATATCATGCAGGATGTTGTCCTTTTACGTTTTGTAGGGATCCATCCGGTCATTGTTCATGGCGGTGGGCCTGAGATCACTGAAAAAATGGAGCGTATGGGGAAGAAACCTGAGTTCGTAGGTGGATTGAGGATAACCGATGATGAGACCATGGAGATCGCACGCATGGTCCTTGTGGGCAACATCAATACGAAGATCGTATCCCTGATAGGAAAACATGGTGGAAAGGGTGTAGGTCTTTCGGGAAAGGATGGGAAAATGATAATGGCCAGGAAAAAGCCCACTCAGCGAATTATGATAGAGGACGTCGAGCATGATGTGGATCTTGGCTGGGTCGGAGAGACCGAGATCATCAATCCGGAACTAATTAACATCGTCACAGCCAATGATTATATTCCTGTTATCTCGCCGATCGCAATGGATGCGGAAGGTAATGCATTGAACATAAATGCTGATACTGTCGCCGGTGATCTTGCAGATGCTTTGCACGCAAAGAAATTGATATTAATGACGGATGTTCCGGGAGTTCTCAGGGACCAGTCGGACAGGTCCAGCCGTATCTCCCGCATAAGGGTGGATGAAGTGGAGTCACTGATAGAAGAAGGCATTATAAGCGGTGGAATGATCCCTAAAATGAGAAGTGCCGGAGCAAGTGTTCTTGGTGGCGTGGAGCGCGTCCACATAATAGATGGTAGTGTATCCCATTCTGTCCTGCTCGAGCTTTTCACCGATCAGGGAATTGGTACGATGGTATATCAGGACACGGAATAA